The following is a genomic window from Paenibacillus sp..
TTCCGATCACAATTTGGCGCTGTTCCGCTCCTGCATCTCTAGCGCGTACGGCGTCGTATTGATCACCGGTCCGACGGGAAGCGGGAAAACGACGACGCTGTATTCCGCCTTGTCGCAGCTGAACGGGGAAGAGGTCAATATATTGACCGTCGAAGATCCGGTGGAATATCAGCTCCACGGCGTTAACCAAGTACAGGTCAACCCGCAGACGGGTCTTACGTTCGCGGTCGGGCTCCGGGCGATGCTGCGTCAAGATCCGAACATCATCATGGTCGGGGAAATTCGCGACGCGGAAACGGCCGAAATCGCGATCCGGGCCGCCATGACCGGCCACTTGGTGCTAAGCACGTTACATACGAACACGGCGATCAACGCAGTGACCCGTTTGATCGATATGAACGTCGAACCGTTCCTGATCTCATCGTCGCTGAAAGGCGTCGTCGCGCAGCGGCTCGTCCGGCACGTCTGCTCGAAATGCGCGGCGCCGTACGCGCCGAAACCCGAAGAGCGGGAGATGCTCGAAGCGAACGGCTTCGGCGTCGAAGGGCTGCGGCGCGGCGCCGGCTGCGAGGATTGCGGCCGGACGGGCTATCGCGGGCGGATTGCTATCCACGAGGTGCTGACGCTTGACGACGAGCTCCGGTCGATGATTTTGCGGCGCCGGTCGGATAACGAATATCGGCAGTACGCGCTGAAGCGCGGGTTCGTGCCGATGCTCGCGGACGGCCTCGCCAAAGTCGCCAAAGGCTTTACGACCGTGGAAGAAATTTTGCGCGTCACGAGCGGAGATTCGGTGTAGGTCCGAAGGACCGCCCGGTTTCGCTATCCATAGACTCACAGAGGAGAAGGATGTCGCCATGGAAACCCAGCTGCAGATGGACCGTTTGCTTCGCTACGCGCACGAGAGAGGCGCCTCCGACGTACATATTACGGCCGGTGCTCCCCCGATGTTCCGGATCCACGGCGACATGCAGCCCGCCGGGAGCGAGCCGCTGACGCCGCTCGCCGCGATGGAACTGACGAAACAGCTGCTGACGCAGGAACAGTACGAAGCGTTCCTCTCGCGCGGCGATTTCGACGGTTCGTACGGCATCGAAGGCGTCGCCCGGTTCCGGGTGAACGCGTACCGGCAGCGGGGTAACGCGTCGCTGACGATCCGGATCATTCCGACGCACATTCCGCCGCTCGAGAGGCTCGGCCTGCCGCCCGGCGTGCTCGATTTCGTGAACAAGCCGCAAGGACTGCTGCTCGTCACCGGACCGACGGGAAGCGGGAAATCGACGACGCTCGCCGCGATGATCGATTATATCAACCAAACGCGCAGCGAACATATTATCACGCTCGAGGATCCGATCGAATTCGTGCATCCGAACAAACGCTGCATCGTCAATCAGCGGGAAATCGGCGTCGACACGGCCTCGTTCGGCGTCGGCCTGCGGGCGGCGCTCCGGCAAGATCCCGACGTCATTCTCGTCGGCGAAATGCGAGATTTGGAGACGATCTCGACCGCCATCACCGCCGCGGAAACGGGTCATCTCGTGTTCGGTACGCTTCATACCGCCGACGCTCCGCAGACGATCGACCGGATCATCGACGTCTTCCCGCCGGAAGCGCAGCAGCAGATCCGCGTGCAGCTCGCGGCGGTGCTGATCGGCGTCGTCGCGCAGCGGCTGCTTCCGAGGGCGGACGGCTCGGGCCGCGTCGCCGCGATGGAGGTGCTCGTCGGCACGCCGGCGGTCGCGAACTTAATCCGTACGGAGAAGGTGCATCAAATCCGGTCGGTCATGCAGACGGGCAGAGCCCAAGGCATGCAGACGATGGAGACGGCGCTGCGGGAGTTGGTGCAGCAGCGCGTCGTAACGATGGAGACCGCGAAGGAAGCGCTATTCGGCTTCGGGGAATTGGGATAGGCGAGGGGAACGGCGCATGGGGAAGTTCAAATACGTGGCCGTCGACCAATACGGCATTTATTCGAAAGGCACCCTCGAAGCCGCTTCGCTCGCGAATGCGGTGGAGACGCTTCGGGAAAGAGGGCTATGGGCGATTCGCTGCTTCGATCCGGGATCCAGCATTTGGCACCGGGAGCTGAAGCTCGGCGGCCCGAGGGTGAAGACGCAGCATTTCACCGTGTTTTGCCGGCAGCTCTCGACGTTGTACAAGTCCGGCGTCAATATGGTGGAAGCGGTCAAGGCGCTGTCCGAGCAGACGGAGAGCAAGGAATTCCGCAAGGTGCTCGCGAGCGTCGCGGAAGACTTGAAGCGAGGGTCGCAGCTGTCGGCTGCGGCGGCGCAGTTTCCGACCGTGTTCGGCAACGTATTCGTCAGCATGGTGCGCGCCGGGGAAGCGAGCGGCAATCTGGACGAGATGCTGCTGCGGCTGGCGGTGTTTTACGAGAAGGAGCACAACACGCGGGAGAAGGTGAAGTCCGCGATGGTGTACCCTGCGCTCATGCTCGTCATTATGGCGGTGGTCGTTACCGCGATGATGCTGTTCATCATCCCGCGTTTTATCGCAACGTTCGACTCGATGGGCCTGCAGCTGCCGCTGCCGACGCGCATCGTCATCGCGATTAGCCATTTCGTGCAGGCGAATTGGCCGGCCGTCATCGGAGCGTTGTTCGTGCCGACATTGATCTCTAGCGCGGTGAAGAGGCTGCCGAAAGGGACGTATGCGCTCGATTGGCTGAGGCTGAAAGCGCCCGTATTCGGCGCATTGGCGCAAAAGCAGGCCCTCGCCCGGTTCGCCCGCGTGTTCAGCTCGTTGTACGGCGCGGCGATCCCGATGCTGCAGTCGCTGTCGATCGTAGCCTCCGTCGTCGACAACGAGGTCATCTCCCGGGTAATCCTGAACTCCCGGGAGCAGATCCGCAGCGGCGATTCGATCGCGGAGCCGTACCGGTCGTCCTGGGTGTTTCCGCCGATGGTCGTGCAGATGCTGGCGATCGGCGAAAAATCGGGGGCGCTCGATTCGATGATGGAAAAAGTGGCGGATTTTTACGAAGCCGAAGTCGATCAAACGACCGACCGGTTAAAATCGGCGCTCGAACCGCTTATGATCGTGGCGCTTGCGGCGGTCGTCGGAGGCATCGTGTTAGCGGTCATGCTCCCGACGTTCCAGCTGTTTGACAATATATAATTTCTACACAGGGAGAGAGCCGCATGAAAAAGCTGCTGAAAAATCAAAAAGGATTGACGTTGGTCGAGCTGTTGGCGGTTATTGTGATTTTAGGCGTGATCGCGGCGATCGCGGTACCGTCGATCGGGGGGATTATCGCAAACTCGAAAACTTCGGCGGACACGCAATCCGTTGCTTTAATTAAAGAAGCTGCCGAGCGTTACGCTTACGATAAAAACCTAGCTACTTCCGTTACGTCAGTAACCATTGCAGATTTGGTGAGCAACGGATATCTCAAGAGCGCTCCGGTAGAACAAGCCACCGGGAAAGCCTACACTACTGTAGCGGTTGCCTGGGCGAATGCCACGGGGTGGACTGCCGGAAGCGTGGCTGTGGCGGCGCAATAACGGTTATTCGCAAGTCAGTAAAAAAGGTAACTCACTCGAGTTGCCTTTTTTCACATAAGGAGCAATTCCCATGGAACAGCTGCATCTCTGGTTCGCGGCGGCGCTCGGGGCGTTCGGGCTCTTGATCGGCAGCTTTTTGAACGTCGTCGCGATCCGCGCGCTAAACAAACAATCGATCGTGTACCCGCCTTCGCATTGCGTGCACTGCAAGCACCGATTACGGGCATGGGACTTAATCCCCCTGCTCAGCTACGCGGCGCTTCGGGGGCGGTGCCGCTACTGCCGAACGCGGATCTCGGCCGCGTATCCGATCGGCGAAGCGGCGACGGCCGCGCTGTTTTTCTGGACGGGCCTTCGGTTCGGGCCGTTCGACCCGGAATGGCTCGCGGGGGCGCTGCTGTGCGCCGTGCTCGTCGCCGTCGTGCACACGGATCTGAAGGCGATGCTCATTCCGGATCGAATCGTGTTCCCGGCGGTCGCGCTCGCGGCGCTGCTTCGCGCGTTCGTTCATCCGCTTCCGCTATGGAACTATGCGCTCGCCGCAGCGGTCGGGTTCGGCGTGCTGTACTTGCTCGCCGTCGTCAGCAAAGGCGGAATGGGCGGCGGGGATATCAAGCTGTATTTGTTCATCGGATTGACGTGCGGCTTTGCGGCGACGCTGCTGTCGCTGTTCGCGGCAAGCTTGTTCGGCACGCTTTACGGAATCGCCGCGCGGCTAGCCGGCCGGACGGAGCGAGGGCGTCCGATTCCGTTCGGTCCGTTCATCGCGGCCGGGGCGATTTTGTCGTTTTTTTACGGTCAAGCTTGGATCGAGGCATACTTGGGTCTTTGGATATAAAAACGGGTACCGGACCTTATGCACTTATGCGATAATGTAGAATTATGTAGAAAAGTGTAAAAACGTGGCGAACAACTTAGATAGACAGGGGGGGCGGGGCATGCTTTGGACTCAAGCGAAGGAAGCGCTGCTTCCGTTATTTCATTCCCGCTCTCTCGGCATCGAAATTACCGACCGCGAAGCGCGTTGGATCGAGCTGGACCGCATCGGAAGCGGGAGCGCGGACGTCGTCGCGATGGATACGGAACCGCTGCTCGAGGGAGCGGTCGACGAAGGGCGCATTTTGCAGCCGCAAGCGGTCATCCAAGCGCTGCAGACGCTGCGCCAGCGGACGGGGAGCCGCACGAAGAAGGTTCATCTGCTGCTGCCGAGCACGGTGACGATGGTCCGGTTTTTGACGCTGCCGGACGTACCGGCGAAAGACCTGAAGAAGATGATCGATTTCGAGCTGCGCTTCAACATTCCGCTGCCGTTCGACAAGCCGTACTACGACTTCGCGAAGCTGCCCGCGGCGCGTACGATTGCGAGCAGTCCCGAGACGGCGCCGGCGATCGAGCCGAACGCATGGAATCTCGGCATGCAGGAGGCCGCCGCGGCGTCGGAGCCGGAGGACGGCGGCAAGCCGGCGAAGCAGTGCGAGGTCATGATCGTCGCGGCGCCGCTCGAGACGATTGAGGAGTATGCTTCCGTCGTTCGGTCGGCGGGGCTGCGGCCCGCCAGCATTGAAATTAAGGCGCTGTCGCTGTTCCGCGTCGCGGAACGGCTGACGCCGCTCGATGCGAACGCGACGATCGTCATGATCGACATTACGTCGACGTACGCGGATATCGGTATTTACCGCGAAGGGGCGCTGCGGATTACGAGGAATAAACCGATTCGATTTCCGGACATGCCAAACAAGGCGGAAGATGCGGACGATTGGACTCGCTTCGAATTCCAGAGCGCCTGTCAAGATTTAGCGTCGGAGGTCGAGCGATTCATTAACTTCTATCGGTATTCGCTGAACAATCGCGATCACGAGGTGCAGCAGCTGCTGCTCTCCGGAGAGCCTGCCCGGCTCGGCGACATCGCCGCATTTTTCGCGGAGCGGTTTCCGTTCGAAACGCGCGAGCTCCGCTTCGACGGCGGGCTGCGCATTCCCGCCGGCGCGCCGAATGTCCTCCGATTCGTCGGTCCGCTCGGACTGGCGCTAAGGGGGCGAGCATGATGATGAAGCCGATTAACCTGCTGCCGCGCAAACCGTTCTGGGAAGAGCGGTTCGTGCCGCTGTTCGGGGGGCTCGCCGCCGCGTACGCTTTGTCCGCCGCGCTGCTGGCGTTCGGCGCTTCGTCGGCCGACCAGGCGCGCATCCGGGACGAGGCGGAAATCGACGAACTGCTCATTCAGATGGTGCTGCTTCGTCAGGAGCGCATGCCGGCGCCGGAGGCGCTGCGTTTCGAGCAGTACCGGAATATCGTCGGCGCCGTCGAAGGGCAGCGATACGATTGGCCTTCGACGCTGCGCGACATCGCCGCGCCGCTGCCGGGCGCAGCCCGGTTGGCGAACGCCGCGTACGACTCCGCCGAGGCAAGCGTCGCGGTCGTTGCGCATTTCAAGGCGATGAAAGACGTCGCTGCATATGTGGACGCGCTGAAGACGTCCGGTGCGTTCGAAGACGTGCTGATCACGGCACTGACGACCGAAACGGCCACGCTCGCCGAGGAAGCGCCCGCGGCAGCGTCTGCCGCGGATCCGGCTGCTGCGTTCCAGCCGTCGGACGATCCGCTGCTGGCCGAGCTCGAGTGGATCATTTTCCGCGAGGCGGTCCTCCAAGAAAGCGGGGTCGCGCTGCCGAAGGACAGTCCTTCGGCAGAGGCGCCGGTTGACGAGCGGCTCCAGGGGGCGTTCACCGCGGAAGAAATCGCGAGCGCCTGGGAAGCGGCGAGCCGATATCGAGCCGCCGAGGCGCCGGTCGCGGCGCCGGTCGAGCCGGCGTCCGTTACGTATTACCGCGTCGAGCTGGCGCTTCGCGCGGCCGGCATACAGCCGAGCGTCGCCGCCGGCTCGGGTGAGGGGGTCGGCCCGTGATCAGCAAGCAGCAATGGACACAGCTCAGGGGAGCGCTGCGGCGGCCGAAGGTCGCCCTGCTGCTCGTCGCCCTCCTCGGCGCGGCGCCGTCGATCGCGATTTTGATCGAAGCGTATGCGCCCGCCGTCCAAGCGCAGCTGCAGACCGCCGCGGAGGCGGAGCGGCTGCGCGCGCAGCGCGCGGAGCTGACGGCGACGCCGATTCCGGCGCCGTTCCGGCCGGAGGACATGGGCTCGTGGCTCGCCAAAGTGCCAGTCGAGAATAATCACGCAGCGCTGCTGCAGATGTTGTTGGCCATCGAGGCGGAAAGCGGCGGCCGCATCAACAGCTTCACGGTCGAAGACGAGGAGACGGAGCCCGGAAACGTGCTGGATGCGCTCGCTGCGGCGCAGGCGTCCCAACAGCAGCAGACGGAAGACGTGCAGGAAGCTTCCGCTTCGCCGTCGCCGGATCAAGCCGCCGGGGCCGTTCCTTCGGACCGCCTTGTTTCCGAGATGGCGACGGTAGAGGTGTCCGGTTCGTATGCCCAGGTGATGGGCTTTTGGGAGCGGCTGACCCGAGCGGAACGGATCGTCGTCGTCCGGGACTGGGAGCTGACGACAGCCGCCGCTTCGGCGCCGGCGGGCGAGGACGGATCGGGCGTCGTCGGGCTGCGGATCAGCTTTTATACGTATACCGCCCCGGCGTTCGCCGATTTGGCGGAGGCTGCCGTCCCGCCTCGGGCGGAAGGCGCGCCGAAACGCGAGGATCCGACGCTCAGCAACGAACGCTTTTACGAACAACTTGCCGAATCGCAGGAAGGGGAATAACATGCGCCGAACCCGCTCTTGGATTATACCGCTCGTCGTGGCGGCGTCGTTCGCCGTTTCCGGCATCGCTTGGGCGGAAGGGCGTTATCGGAAAATCGAGGCGTTCTTCGAGAGTATCGATTTCCGCATCAACGGTCAGACAACGAAAGTCGACAAAGAATCGCTGATTTACAACGGCTCGATCTACGTTCCGCTGCGCACCGTCTCCGAGCTGCTCGGGGCGGAACCGTTCTGGGACGCCACGACGCGAACGGTATCGCTCGAATTCGTCGGCAACGACGCGGACATGCTCGGAAGCGCCGTGGAATACGGTTTTTATCAATACATCTCCATGGAGCACAACCGGATCGTCGCCAGTTTGGCTCAGCATTTGCGGGCAGGGGACGCGGCGGGCATCCGCGCGGACATCGAGGGATGGGGTCGTTTGCGCGACATCGCGCTCGATCTGAAGGACGAGCGGGCGGCCGACAGCTTCGACAAACTGATGGTCGCGGCGGACGTGCTGCGCACGGGATGGGCGAACAAAAATTTCGAGCAGTACACGGTCGCTTGGGAGCTGCTGCGTTCCGCGTACGCCGAGCTGCGCGGGCATTTGACGGAGAAGCTGTCCGAGCAATGACGACAAGGGGGGGACGGGCATGCCGATACGCAACGAACGCGGGGTCACGCTGATCGAAGCGGTGGCGGCGATGCTTGTCCTCAGCGTCGTCGTCATCGTTTTCTTGAACGTATCCGGTTATTCCGCGCTGGCGGGGCGGCAAGCCGACAAACAGCAGGAGGCGCGGCGGATCGCGGAGGAGCAGCTTCATCAGTGGAGAGCGCTGCTTCTTGAGGATCCGAGTCCGTCACTGCCGTACGCGTCGACGACGCAGGGCTACGCGGTCTACATCCAAAGCGCTTCGGTCGGCAACGTGCAGTACGAGACTTCCGCGTTCGGTTCGCGGCACGTCTCGCTGCAAGCGTTCGCGCTCCTCGGGGGACAGCCCGAGGTCGTCACCGTAACGGTGTCGTGGGAGGGCGGGCCATGATGCGGCCGCTGCGCAACGAGCGCGGCCTGACGCTCATCGAACTGCTTGCCTCGCTTGTGATCGGCGCGATCGTGCTGGCCGCCGCCACGACGGTGCTCGGCTCCGTCTCCCATTGGTTCGCGACGTCGGGACAGCGCGCCGCGGATCGAGCCGACGTCGACCGGACGATGCAAGCGCTCGCCGCGGAGCTCGGGAGCGCGAGTCGGGCCGTTTATTTCGACGCACTGGGAGAAATTCGATACGTTACAGGGGACGGAGTTTCCGTCGTTTACAAAGCCGCCGTTTTCGACGAGACTACCGGGACCGTTACGGTATATCGTTTCGGCGATGCCTCGCGTTTTACCGACGGAACGGTATCGTTGACGAGCCGCCCGGGGATGTATGCGGCGCCTATGCCGCTCGGGGGTAACTTGGACTCAATCGTTTTCGAGATTCAGGGAGTCGATTCCGGCACAGCGGCAAGCAACGGCGAATTGATCGAGATCGAGGCGGCGTTCCAGATCGCGCAGGTAACGAATGCGGGGGTAACGCGAACGTCGTTACAACCCGAGCGAAGAATCGTGAAATTGCTCGACGAGAACGGGGCGAATTAAACCGAAGGAGGCGCGGCCATGAACCGGATACGGAACGAACGGGGCGGCGCCTCCCTCATGTACGTCACCATGATCGCGCTGGTGCTGATGATCGTGACGCCGGCGATTTTGGCGGCGACCTCGAACGAAACGCTGCGGCGGAAGACCGACGGCAATGCGTTGGCCGCGTCGCAGCTGGCCGTCAGCGCGATGGAGACGTTTCTCGCGTATTTATACAAGTATGACAGGGACGAACATGGGACCGACCCGGTAGCGTATGTGAGGCAATATAAGGGATTGAACGAGGTTGCTTTTTTGACGCCCGAGGGGGCTCAAGTAAAAGTCAGCATTACGTTCGACGACGATCCGGACGGGGATGGCGAATACCAGGTCCAAGCGATCGCCAGGGTCGGAACGGATGTACTAGAAAGATCAAAAACCGTTGCTTACGCTCTGAAGCCTCCGACCGCCCCTTCGTCGGGACCGGCTCCGGATGACGAAGGGCGATACGCCGTGCCGGAGGAGTATTCGGGCATTTTCGTCCAAACGGACAAAACGGCGGCCGGCGTGCCGCAAACGATCGCCGTCGACCAAACGATCGCGAATCTTGAGACGATTATCGGTAACATAATCGATGCGAAGGCCGAGGAAGTGAACCGAACGTTCGCGCTGTACGACGAGGGCGTGACGAGTCCGCCGCCGATCGTGCTGAAGATGGGCGCCCTCAGAATCGATCAAAACGTCGTGTACGGTTCGTCGTCGGCTCCGGTTATCCTGATTGCGGACAGCGTAACATATTCGAAAAAGGCCGACGTCACCGTGTACGGCAGCCTGCTCGTGCGGACGAACGTGCTGTTCGACGGCGCGAATTCGTCGATGACGGTATACAGCGTCGGAGGGCAATACGGGGACATGTTCGTCAAAGGAAGCGTCAGCGGGAACAATGCCTTAAAGATCGACGTTAGCGGCGACCTCTACGCCGGATCGATGAACTACTTGCAGACGGCCAATTCGGTTGAAATCAGCGCAGATACCTTGACGGTGCAAAATCAATTTTCGCTGGAAAACAGCGTCAAGCTCACAGTCACACATGACGTTTCGGTGGGCAGCATGGTCGTGAAAAACAACTCCACCTTGACCGCGACGGCGGGCGATTTTCTGGTGGAGACGAATTTCACGGCGCATAACAACGTCACGATCTCGACGGGAGGCATCGTCGCCTCCGGCGGCGATTTTACCATAATGCAAGGCAATTCGACGATCGAGACCGGCGGGGGAACGACGTCGATCGTCGACATTGCGAAACAGATCGACGACAGCGGGACGACGGTTCCGGGGACGGGCTGGGTCATTAAGAGGGAAGGATAATTCGCCGGAAGCCGGCGTTATAGGGCGATTCGCTTCGGCGGGTCGCCTATTGCCGTTGCGGGAAAGTTCCGGAAGGAACGCTAGTCAGGCGGCTCTTTATTAGGTAAAATTTGCCCAAAGGGGTTTCTCTGAACAGATTCGATTTATCTGATTAAAATTTCATTGTATTAAATATTAAAAACATTAATAGTTTGGGGGGGGATGGCGGTGCGGCCGCTCAAATCGTATACGAGTCGGACGGGACGAAAGCTGAAAACGATTCACGCGTGGAACGCGTGGCTGCTGCTCGGGTTGGCGGTTTCGGGAATCGTATTGTATTTGCCGGCGCTGCGGGGCGCGACCGCTCCGGTGCGGGTCGCGCTGAAGGAAGGGCATATTTGGGCCGGCCTCGTTTCGATTGCGCTGGTGCTGCTGTATTTGCCGTTCCTTCCGAAACACGCGAAGCGCTTGCGGGGGAAGCCTGCGCAAACGGCGAATTTAGCGATCGTGCTGCTGCTGCTGCTCGGGTGGAGCGCGTCCGGCGTGATCCTATGGCTGGAGCGGTCGATGCCCCCCGGGGCGACGTCCTTCGCGCTGCGCATGCATGACTGGCTGACGTGGATCGGCGTTCCGTATGCGATATTCCATGCCGTGACGCGGAGCCGATGGGTCCGAGAGCGGGCGGCTGCCCGTTCGAAGGAGGAAGAAGCGGCGGAGCGGAGCTTCGATCGATACGACGGAAGCCGGCGCGCATTGGTGAAGGCCGGAGTCGCGGCGGCCGCCGCGCTGATCGCCGGTCCTCTCGCATACCGATGGCTGAGGCGGGTCGGCGAACCGGGCGGCATGACGGCGGCGGAGGTTGCTTCGCGATCGGCGTCCGCCGGGAACGGTCAAGAGCTGCTCGTGCCGCTGCCCGAATCGAAACCGCCGATCGGGGGCGGTGCGGAAGGCCAATTCCGCATTTATACCGTCGCGCCGATTCCGAAATTCGACGCGTCCGCATGGAAGTTCACGATCGACGGCTTCGTCGACCGACCGCTCTCCTTCGATTGGAAAACGTTCGCGGAGCTGCCGAGGAAGGTTCAAGTAAGCGATTTCCACTGCGTGACCGGTTGGTCCGTTTATCGCGCGACATGGGAAGGAATTCCCCTCAAGGAGCTGCTGGCGTCGGCGGGCGTAGGGGCGGGGGCGAAATACGTGAAGTTTTATTCGGGGGACGGGGTCTACACGGACGCGCTGTCGCTCGAGCAAGCGGAGGCGGACGATATTATGGTCGCGGCTTTGATCGACGGCAGCCCGATTCCGGAAGACTTAGGCGGGCCGGTAAGATTGATCGTGCCGCGCATGTATGCGTACAAATCGGTGAAATGGCTCGAGCGCATCGAGCTGATCGATGCCGGACATATCGGGTATTGGCAAGAGCGAGGATACGACGTGGATGCATGGGTTCCCGGAGCCGGTTGAACGCAGCCGAACCGAAACCGACCGGAGACCGTAATAGAAACGAAGCCTTTGGGAACACTACCCATTACCTTACCATTTACCACAGGGGGGCTTCATTCGCATGCAATTCAACCGATACGACATGGCCGTCATCGAGCAGGCGCTGCGCGAGGCGATCAACCAAGGCGCGGATTACCACAAGGTGACGACGTACCAGACGGTGCTCGGCAAGCTGCAGGAAATGCACGACGTCGACGCTCAGACAACGATGGGACCGCCGGCGGACGGGTTCCGGTACGATTACGACGACAGCGCGGATACGGGCGTACAAGGATAGTTTCCCGGGAAACCGCAGGAAGCGACAACGCAAAACGTATAATCGACAAAGTATTCTAACAATTTCGACAACAGTTGATTCGTTTGGACATCGCCACGCCGCGGCCTCGCGCCGTTTCGACTTTCGAGTCGGGAAATGCCCGCGGCGCGGTACGCCGAAACGATTGACCCCCACAGGATCCCCTCGCGGCATTCGGCCCATATCGTCCGATGCCGGAGGGGATTTTTCATTGGCCGGAACACCGACGGAGCGGGTCATTTATCCCTACCAACCGAACGTACATTCTGGTATAATGGATTCATGCATTCGAGTGGGGGAAAATCGGCATGAACCGTTTAACAGGCAAAGTCTCCTCGATGGAGGAGCTCTTGGAACTTATAAAATCGACGCCGGAAATTATGAAGAACGTGACCGAATGGCGGACGCTGCCGCCCCGGCCGGCGAAGTACGCCGAATTTCCGGAAGGGCTTCGGCCGGAGCTGCGCGCCGCCCTGGAAGAGAAGGGCATCACGAAGCTGTATACGCACCAAGCGTCGGCGTTCCGCGCGATCCGGAAGGGGCGCCACATCGTCACGGTGACGCCGACGGCTTCCGGCAAGACGCTTACATACAATTTGCCCGTCATTCAGCAGCTGCTCGAGGACGACAGCTCGCGAGCGCTGTATTTGTTCCCGACGAAGGCGCTCGCGCAGGATCAAGTCGCCGAGCTGCAGGAGACGGTCGACCGGATGGGCGTCGATCTGAAGACGCACACCTACGACGGCGACACGCCGCCGACGGTCCGCGCCGCGATTCGCAACGCCGGCCATATCGTCGTGACGAATCCGGACATGCTGCACTCCGCGATTCTTCCGCATCATACGAAATGGGTCAAGCTGTTCGAAAATTTGAAATTTATCGTCATCGACGAAGTGCATTCGTACCGGGGCGTATTCGGCAGCCACGTCGCGAACGTCATCCGCAGGCTGAAGCGCATCTGCGCGTTTTACGGCTCGAAGCCTCAGTTCATTTGCGCGTCGGCGACGATCGCGAACCCGAAGGAGCACGCCGAGAAGCTGATCGGGGAGCCGATGGAGCTGATCGACGACAACGGCGCGCCGTCGGGGGAGAAGCACTTCGTGTTCTACAACCCGCCGGTCGTCAATCAGCAGCTCGGCATCCGCAAATCGAGCGTGCTGGAGACGCAGCGGCTTGCGGCGTTGCTGCTGAAGCAGGGCATTCAGACGATCGTGTTCGCGCGAAGCCGCGTTCGGGTCGAAATTTTGCTGACATATTTGCAGGATCTCGTACGCAAGGACCTCGGGCCGAAGACGATCCGCGGCTACCGCGGCGGGTACTTGCCGAAGCAGCGGCGGGAAATCGAGCGAGGGCTGCGCAACGGCGAAATTCGCGGCGTCGTGTCGACGAACGCGCTCGAGCTCGGCATCGATATCGGCCAGCTGCAGGCCTGCGTATTGAACGGCTTCCCCGGAACGATCGCGAGCACGTGGCAGCAGTCCGGCCGCGCCGGACGCCGCCACGAAACGGCCGTCACGTTCCTTGTCG
Proteins encoded in this region:
- a CDS encoding type IV pilus twitching motility protein PilT translates to METQLQMDRLLRYAHERGASDVHITAGAPPMFRIHGDMQPAGSEPLTPLAAMELTKQLLTQEQYEAFLSRGDFDGSYGIEGVARFRVNAYRQRGNASLTIRIIPTHIPPLERLGLPPGVLDFVNKPQGLLLVTGPTGSGKSTTLAAMIDYINQTRSEHIITLEDPIEFVHPNKRCIVNQREIGVDTASFGVGLRAALRQDPDVILVGEMRDLETISTAITAAETGHLVFGTLHTADAPQTIDRIIDVFPPEAQQQIRVQLAAVLIGVVAQRLLPRADGSGRVAAMEVLVGTPAVANLIRTEKVHQIRSVMQTGRAQGMQTMETALRELVQQRVVTMETAKEALFGFGELG
- a CDS encoding type II secretion system F family protein, which gives rise to MGKFKYVAVDQYGIYSKGTLEAASLANAVETLRERGLWAIRCFDPGSSIWHRELKLGGPRVKTQHFTVFCRQLSTLYKSGVNMVEAVKALSEQTESKEFRKVLASVAEDLKRGSQLSAAAAQFPTVFGNVFVSMVRAGEASGNLDEMLLRLAVFYEKEHNTREKVKSAMVYPALMLVIMAVVVTAMMLFIIPRFIATFDSMGLQLPLPTRIVIAISHFVQANWPAVIGALFVPTLISSAVKRLPKGTYALDWLRLKAPVFGALAQKQALARFARVFSSLYGAAIPMLQSLSIVASVVDNEVISRVILNSREQIRSGDSIAEPYRSSWVFPPMVVQMLAIGEKSGALDSMMEKVADFYEAEVDQTTDRLKSALEPLMIVALAAVVGGIVLAVMLPTFQLFDNI
- a CDS encoding competence type IV pilus major pilin ComGC, with amino-acid sequence MKKLLKNQKGLTLVELLAVIVILGVIAAIAVPSIGGIIANSKTSADTQSVALIKEAAERYAYDKNLATSVTSVTIADLVSNGYLKSAPVEQATGKAYTTVAVAWANATGWTAGSVAVAAQ
- a CDS encoding prepilin peptidase — encoded protein: MEQLHLWFAAALGAFGLLIGSFLNVVAIRALNKQSIVYPPSHCVHCKHRLRAWDLIPLLSYAALRGRCRYCRTRISAAYPIGEAATAALFFWTGLRFGPFDPEWLAGALLCAVLVAVVHTDLKAMLIPDRIVFPAVALAALLRAFVHPLPLWNYALAAAVGFGVLYLLAVVSKGGMGGGDIKLYLFIGLTCGFAATLLSLFAASLFGTLYGIAARLAGRTERGRPIPFGPFIAAGAILSFFYGQAWIEAYLGLWI
- the pilM gene encoding type IV pilus biogenesis protein PilM gives rise to the protein MLWTQAKEALLPLFHSRSLGIEITDREARWIELDRIGSGSADVVAMDTEPLLEGAVDEGRILQPQAVIQALQTLRQRTGSRTKKVHLLLPSTVTMVRFLTLPDVPAKDLKKMIDFELRFNIPLPFDKPYYDFAKLPAARTIASSPETAPAIEPNAWNLGMQEAAAASEPEDGGKPAKQCEVMIVAAPLETIEEYASVVRSAGLRPASIEIKALSLFRVAERLTPLDANATIVMIDITSTYADIGIYREGALRITRNKPIRFPDMPNKAEDADDWTRFEFQSACQDLASEVERFINFYRYSLNNRDHEVQQLLLSGEPARLGDIAAFFAERFPFETRELRFDGGLRIPAGAPNVLRFVGPLGLALRGRA
- a CDS encoding copper amine oxidase N-terminal domain-containing protein, translated to MRRTRSWIIPLVVAASFAVSGIAWAEGRYRKIEAFFESIDFRINGQTTKVDKESLIYNGSIYVPLRTVSELLGAEPFWDATTRTVSLEFVGNDADMLGSAVEYGFYQYISMEHNRIVASLAQHLRAGDAAGIRADIEGWGRLRDIALDLKDERAADSFDKLMVAADVLRTGWANKNFEQYTVAWELLRSAYAELRGHLTEKLSEQ
- a CDS encoding type IV pilus modification PilV family protein, with amino-acid sequence MPIRNERGVTLIEAVAAMLVLSVVVIVFLNVSGYSALAGRQADKQQEARRIAEEQLHQWRALLLEDPSPSLPYASTTQGYAVYIQSASVGNVQYETSAFGSRHVSLQAFALLGGQPEVVTVTVSWEGGP
- a CDS encoding PulJ/GspJ family protein, whose translation is MMRPLRNERGLTLIELLASLVIGAIVLAAATTVLGSVSHWFATSGQRAADRADVDRTMQALAAELGSASRAVYFDALGEIRYVTGDGVSVVYKAAVFDETTGTVTVYRFGDASRFTDGTVSLTSRPGMYAAPMPLGGNLDSIVFEIQGVDSGTAASNGELIEIEAAFQIAQVTNAGVTRTSLQPERRIVKLLDENGAN